A genomic window from Providencia alcalifaciens includes:
- a CDS encoding YdbL family protein translates to MMNWFKVVTLCSTLSIFSAFALTVEEGKTHGIVGETLSGYLAVIDQSSADAKQLVEHINVERKKRYTEIADRNGLKTNDVARMAGQKLIERAPTGEYVRGINGQWMQKK, encoded by the coding sequence ATGATGAACTGGTTTAAAGTCGTCACGTTATGTTCTACCTTAAGCATATTTTCTGCATTTGCACTGACGGTGGAAGAAGGTAAAACTCACGGTATTGTGGGGGAAACCTTATCAGGATATTTGGCGGTAATTGACCAAAGTAGTGCGGATGCAAAGCAATTGGTTGAACATATCAATGTCGAAAGAAAAAAACGATATACAGAAATTGCAGATAGAAATGGGCTTAAAACCAATGATGTCGCAAGAATGGCAGGACAGAAATTGATTGAACGTGCACCGACGGGAGAATATGTACGCGGTATTAATGGGCAGTGGATGCAGAAAAAATAA
- a CDS encoding META domain-containing protein, which produces MKRLIPLTLFGLLLAACQTHQVNAGSSPQSLEQQLMHHNFVLTEVDGQRIAKKQTAPSISFGEKMFVSASMCNDFNGMGAINNATLKVKTLSKTELECVDEDLSRWDTLINRMLTNGATVTLTKDHLTLTQGHYKLVYILSDYMQ; this is translated from the coding sequence ATGAAAAGACTGATCCCTCTAACGCTCTTTGGGTTGTTACTTGCAGCTTGCCAAACCCATCAAGTAAATGCTGGTAGTAGTCCGCAATCCCTTGAGCAGCAGCTGATGCATCATAATTTTGTCTTAACGGAAGTGGATGGTCAGCGTATTGCCAAAAAACAGACCGCACCGTCCATTTCATTCGGTGAAAAAATGTTTGTCTCTGCCTCTATGTGTAATGACTTTAACGGAATGGGTGCAATTAATAATGCAACACTAAAAGTTAAAACATTAAGTAAAACAGAATTAGAGTGTGTAGATGAAGATCTTTCACGATGGGATACCTTAATTAACCGTATGCTGACAAATGGTGCAACAGTAACATTAACCAAAGATCATTTAACGTTGACGCAAGGGCATTATAAACTTGTTTATATTTTGAGTGATTATATGCAGTAA
- a CDS encoding YdbH family protein: protein MKRAIKILFFLLGVSVVLLIILWSTLTRWAPVVAKHFLPEQVTLSLSEPQFVNRQIRLPSIGLSASNCSLVTVTDARVSFFPIRAKIDELDVNAECLDSIKTSEESPSSPINITEILDALPQFSLVIDKVSLHSWEQYQGSLWLRSTADSPLMLDYQGENVRVSSFINLQNQLIVQQFSATLPQSTLALEELQALDQRKPQEEPQHIELTAQLALPLTTAQLPETGDIEAQFKLIELNKRLKTKLHWQRDEGLLTVTDIEQQQELFHLPWQVSSSQVTVTDGRWRWDDAQIPLHGGIAFQIDNWNQTLSEFVVSGRLNMLTDAKKGKANLVLTLEPSRINLLDADIDFRLNGQVKYDDMVLDINLPAKIAGQLVSPTVAFMPGSLMRAYGQVSPTILLREIRLPLAGTRLNADGISGRLQAILKVKEQYWGDFDIHLDGSANKFNIDKGKWFWNYWGNAQLPALAARWDVKGNGNWQDTQLTLNSLNTGFDQIKYGLLSMSAPRLKLTSPLVWQRDQAKADFYGVLQLTSDQMLFGTDSYLPKITANAELKGTSPASFQLKGDLSTKQVGPIVIFGRWDGERLRGEARWPEQSVQAFQTLIPKDLNIELREGKLFSQAAFSMTPENGFIAGGHWRVQNTSLWMKDGELNGLDFVLPWKLHNSTWTLGEKSPVELRIKHISNLFEFTDIKADLSGTYPPTETHPIQLSNVGFKMLGGEINLDVLRWPQNKPATISVHQVELSELFTKLKVSQFAVSGRVNGELPFYLNNPDWIIKGGWMENNGPLTLRLETNFVESIAKDNISAGSAIGWLQYLEIQRSRTDVNVTNLGLLTMSTILEGYNTKEAKKREVHLNYHHEENIFQLWRSLRFGTSLEEWLEKNI, encoded by the coding sequence ATGAAACGGGCAATAAAAATACTGTTTTTCCTATTAGGGGTGAGTGTTGTGCTCCTAATCATATTATGGTCAACATTAACCCGTTGGGCGCCTGTTGTTGCTAAACATTTTTTACCTGAGCAGGTGACGCTGTCACTTTCTGAACCACAGTTTGTTAACCGCCAGATTAGACTTCCCAGCATAGGATTAAGTGCAAGTAATTGCTCTCTGGTGACAGTAACAGATGCTAGGGTCTCATTTTTCCCAATTAGAGCCAAAATTGATGAGCTTGATGTTAATGCGGAATGTTTGGATAGCATCAAAACAAGTGAGGAGTCACCAAGTTCTCCTATCAATATCACCGAGATACTGGATGCGCTCCCTCAATTTTCACTCGTCATTGATAAAGTCTCACTGCATTCTTGGGAACAATATCAAGGGAGTTTATGGTTACGCAGTACCGCTGACTCGCCACTTATGCTGGATTATCAAGGGGAAAATGTCCGGGTTTCTTCTTTTATTAATTTGCAAAATCAACTGATTGTGCAGCAATTTTCGGCTACGTTACCTCAGAGCACATTAGCGTTAGAAGAGTTGCAAGCGCTGGATCAACGTAAGCCACAAGAAGAGCCTCAACATATTGAATTAACCGCGCAATTGGCTTTACCTCTGACGACGGCTCAACTGCCTGAAACGGGAGATATCGAAGCTCAATTTAAGCTTATTGAGTTAAATAAACGCTTAAAGACAAAACTGCATTGGCAGCGCGACGAAGGCTTACTTACCGTTACGGATATTGAGCAGCAACAAGAATTATTCCATCTTCCATGGCAGGTTTCATCATCACAAGTGACCGTAACGGATGGTCGCTGGCGCTGGGATGATGCACAAATCCCGCTTCACGGTGGAATTGCATTTCAAATTGATAACTGGAATCAAACCCTGAGTGAGTTTGTGGTTTCAGGGCGTTTGAACATGTTGACTGATGCAAAAAAAGGAAAAGCTAACTTAGTCCTGACGCTTGAGCCTAGTCGTATCAATCTCCTCGATGCAGATATTGATTTTAGACTTAACGGTCAAGTGAAATACGATGACATGGTGCTGGATATCAATTTGCCAGCGAAAATTGCAGGTCAGCTGGTTTCACCCACCGTCGCATTTATGCCCGGTTCATTAATGAGAGCCTATGGGCAGGTTTCCCCGACAATTTTGTTACGGGAAATACGCTTGCCTTTGGCGGGGACGCGTTTAAATGCCGACGGAATTTCGGGGCGCTTACAAGCGATTTTAAAAGTAAAAGAACAGTATTGGGGTGACTTTGATATTCACCTCGATGGCAGTGCGAATAAGTTTAATATTGATAAAGGTAAATGGTTCTGGAATTACTGGGGAAATGCTCAGTTACCCGCGTTAGCCGCTCGTTGGGATGTGAAAGGTAACGGTAATTGGCAAGATACACAATTAACGCTCAATAGTTTAAATACCGGATTTGACCAAATTAAATATGGTTTACTCTCCATGTCTGCTCCGCGCCTTAAATTAACCTCGCCGTTGGTTTGGCAGCGAGATCAAGCAAAAGCTGATTTTTATGGTGTATTGCAATTAACCAGTGATCAAATGCTATTTGGCACAGACAGCTATTTACCTAAAATTACGGCGAATGCAGAACTTAAAGGAACATCCCCAGCCAGCTTTCAGTTAAAAGGGGATTTAAGTACTAAGCAAGTAGGGCCGATCGTCATATTTGGACGATGGGACGGTGAACGTCTGCGTGGTGAAGCGCGTTGGCCTGAACAGTCAGTTCAAGCATTTCAGACATTAATTCCGAAAGACTTAAATATTGAATTACGTGAGGGGAAACTATTTTCTCAAGCGGCTTTTTCCATGACGCCAGAAAATGGTTTTATTGCTGGTGGACATTGGCGAGTGCAAAATACGAGCTTATGGATGAAGGATGGTGAGCTGAATGGTTTGGATTTTGTCTTACCATGGAAATTACATAATAGTACGTGGACATTAGGTGAAAAATCACCCGTTGAATTACGTATCAAGCATATTTCGAATTTGTTTGAGTTTACCGATATTAAAGCGGATTTATCGGGAACATATCCTCCGACGGAAACCCACCCAATCCAACTGAGTAATGTTGGATTTAAAATGTTAGGCGGTGAAATCAATCTCGATGTACTTCGCTGGCCACAAAATAAACCCGCGACGATTAGTGTCCATCAAGTGGAGCTTAGCGAGCTATTCACAAAACTAAAAGTTTCACAATTTGCTGTTTCTGGTCGAGTAAATGGCGAGTTGCCATTTTACCTGAATAACCCTGATTGGATTATTAAAGGGGGGTGGATGGAAAATAACGGGCCTTTGACATTACGTTTAGAGACTAATTTTGTAGAGTCTATTGCCAAAGATAATATTTCAGCGGGATCGGCAATTGGATGGCTACAATACCTTGAAATTCAACGCAGCCGTACGGATGTGAATGTCACAAACTTGGGATTGCTCACGATGTCGACTATTCTTGAAGGGTATAACACCAAAGAAGCCAAGAAGCGTGAAGTTCACTTAAATTATCACCATGAAGAGAATATTTTTCAGTTATGGCGCAGTTTACGTTTTGGTACTAGCTTAGAAGAATGGCTCGAAAAGAATATATAA
- a CDS encoding FMN-dependent NADH-azoreductase, with amino-acid sequence MSKVLLLKSSILADYSHSNKMADYFVQQWQEKNPDDAFTVRDLVNQPIPAIDGEILAAFAPTDTKTEQQQAHLDLSNQLIDEIKQSDVLVITAPMYNFSVPSQLKHYFDFIARSGHTFKYTEQGPVGLLNNKRAYVLTSRGGIYKDTPTDTMVPYITLFLNFIGITDIEFVFAEGTALSAESAEKAQSQAKNHIDSLIA; translated from the coding sequence ATGAGTAAAGTATTACTATTGAAATCAAGCATTTTGGCAGATTATTCACACAGCAATAAAATGGCTGATTATTTTGTCCAACAGTGGCAAGAAAAAAATCCCGATGATGCGTTTACAGTTCGAGATTTAGTTAACCAGCCGATCCCTGCGATTGATGGCGAAATTTTAGCAGCTTTTGCACCTACTGACACTAAAACCGAACAGCAACAAGCACATTTAGACCTATCAAATCAGCTCATTGATGAGATTAAACAGAGCGATGTTTTAGTGATCACCGCACCGATGTATAATTTTTCGGTTCCATCTCAACTGAAACATTACTTTGATTTTATCGCCCGCTCTGGGCATACCTTTAAATATACCGAGCAAGGTCCTGTAGGCTTATTAAACAATAAACGGGCATATGTTCTGACAAGCCGTGGCGGTATTTATAAAGACACTCCGACCGATACGATGGTGCCTTACATCACCCTATTTTTGAATTTTATTGGTATTACAGATATTGAATTTGTTTTCGCAGAAGGTACAGCATTAAGCGCTGAATCAGCAGAGAAAGCGCAATCACAAGCGAAAAACCATATTGATTCATTAATTGCTTAG
- a CDS encoding helix-turn-helix domain-containing protein — MDIHSVIGLRIKTRRKELGLSGANLANKLHLSQQQISRYENGINKIPIDHLLDISEILMCPIEWFFNGYRSEINNSDDHSFDIPNRELQYAAESVIIPSKHHT, encoded by the coding sequence ATGGACATTCATAGTGTCATTGGTCTTAGAATAAAAACCCGGAGAAAAGAGCTAGGCTTGTCAGGTGCAAATTTAGCAAATAAGTTACATTTAAGTCAGCAGCAAATATCACGGTATGAAAATGGTATTAACAAGATTCCAATTGACCATCTCCTTGATATTTCTGAAATTTTAATGTGCCCTATTGAATGGTTTTTTAACGGTTATAGAAGTGAAATTAATAATAGTGATGACCATTCATTCGATATTCCAAATAGAGAATTACAATATGCAGCAGAAAGTGTAATTATTCCATCTAAACATCACACATAA
- a CDS encoding 2-hydroxyacid dehydrogenase has protein sequence MKIVSYSTKQYDRKHMEQVNQQSEFNFNIEYFDFPLTVQTAKNAVGADAVCIFVNDEANRAVLEELAALDVHILALRCAGFNNVDLDAANELGIQVVRVPAYSPEAVAEHAVGMMLCLNRRIHRAYQRTRDANFSLEGLTGFNMHNRTAGIIGTGKIGQATLRILKGFGMRLLAHDPYPNQAVLDMGAEYVDLDTLYRESDVISLHCPLTPENHHLLDENAFNRMKSGVMIINTSRGALVDSAAAINALKSQKIGALGMDVYENERDLFFEDKSNDVIQDDVFRRLSSCHNVLFTGHQAFLTEEALTSISLTTLSNIQQISRGENCPNVVKP, from the coding sequence ATGAAAATTGTTTCCTATAGCACCAAACAGTATGATCGCAAACATATGGAACAGGTCAACCAACAATCAGAGTTTAATTTTAATATTGAATACTTTGATTTTCCATTAACGGTTCAGACAGCTAAAAATGCCGTCGGTGCTGACGCAGTTTGCATTTTTGTTAATGATGAAGCGAACCGTGCGGTGCTGGAAGAGCTCGCAGCTCTCGATGTCCATATTCTCGCTTTACGCTGTGCCGGCTTTAATAATGTTGATTTAGATGCCGCCAATGAGTTGGGCATTCAAGTCGTTCGCGTTCCGGCTTATTCTCCTGAAGCGGTTGCAGAACATGCTGTTGGCATGATGCTATGTTTGAATCGCCGTATTCATCGCGCGTATCAGCGTACGCGTGATGCTAACTTTTCTCTCGAAGGTTTAACTGGCTTTAATATGCATAACCGTACCGCGGGCATTATTGGTACGGGCAAAATTGGCCAAGCCACTTTACGGATTTTAAAAGGATTTGGGATGCGCTTACTGGCTCATGACCCATACCCTAACCAAGCGGTCCTTGATATGGGTGCCGAATATGTCGATTTAGACACCTTGTATCGGGAATCTGATGTTATTTCTCTGCACTGCCCTTTAACACCAGAGAACCACCATTTGCTGGATGAAAATGCGTTTAATCGCATGAAATCAGGCGTGATGATCATCAATACCAGCCGTGGAGCTTTAGTCGATTCGGCTGCCGCGATTAATGCACTTAAATCCCAAAAGATTGGCGCATTGGGCATGGATGTGTATGAGAATGAAAGAGATCTCTTCTTTGAAGATAAATCTAATGATGTAATTCAAGATGATGTCTTCCGCCGATTATCTTCTTGTCATAACGTATTATTTACCGGCCATCAGGCGTTTTTAACCGAAGAAGCCTTAACAAGTATCAGCTTAACAACACTGAGTAATATTCAACAGATCAGTCGTGGCGAAAATTGCCCGAACGTTGTGAAGCCTTAG
- a CDS encoding YnbE family lipoprotein: protein MMAMASLLTACLRVEVATPDKPININMNVKIEHEIQIKADRQVEELLKENSDLFGEVPAK from the coding sequence ATGATGGCAATGGCATCGCTATTAACGGCATGTTTACGTGTAGAAGTCGCTACGCCAGATAAGCCAATTAACATCAATATGAATGTTAAGATTGAGCATGAAATCCAAATTAAAGCAGACCGACAAGTCGAAGAGTTATTAAAAGAAAACAGCGATCTATTCGGTGAGGTACCTGCGAAATGA
- the grxB gene encoding glutaredoxin 2 yields MKLYIYDHCPFFVRARMIFGLKKVAIEEVILLDNDIETPTRMIGRKMVPILEKEDGRYLPESLDIVRYVDQLSEPRLAAGEISPEIDSWYKAVSSTVSKLVTPRFTESEFPEIATEEAKAAYIQRVSKFHGDDLSVLRKETHTLLIELEPYMDRLDVWLEKRNKALVDINDFIIFPVLRSLSIVKEIGFSTTIHDYMDRTSKATGINLLFSQAK; encoded by the coding sequence ATGAAACTGTATATTTATGATCATTGTCCATTTTTTGTTCGTGCCAGAATGATTTTTGGCTTGAAAAAGGTTGCGATAGAAGAGGTTATTTTGTTGGATAACGATATCGAAACCCCAACACGTATGATAGGACGTAAAATGGTACCTATTCTAGAGAAAGAAGATGGTCGCTATTTACCAGAGAGTTTGGACATTGTGCGTTATGTTGACCAATTAAGTGAACCTCGCCTAGCCGCAGGAGAAATTAGTCCTGAAATTGATAGCTGGTATAAAGCGGTTTCTTCGACGGTATCTAAATTAGTGACACCACGCTTTACGGAATCTGAATTTCCTGAGATAGCGACGGAGGAGGCTAAAGCTGCGTATATTCAGCGTGTTAGCAAGTTTCATGGCGATGACCTATCTGTGCTGCGTAAGGAAACACATACTCTATTGATTGAGTTAGAGCCGTATATGGATCGATTAGATGTATGGCTAGAAAAGCGTAACAAAGCACTTGTGGATATTAACGATTTTATTATATTCCCTGTGCTGCGTAGCTTAAGTATCGTGAAAGAAATAGGCTTTAGTACCACAATTCATGACTATATGGACCGTACATCAAAAGCGACGGGAATTAATTTGTTATTCAGCCAAGCCAAATAA
- a CDS encoding fimbrial protein gives MSIIKKWRWLIGASVLFTTQYAAAYFTGWDYCDRSSQPTYKLNMDMGRVVVNANVPVGGVIASKTWPLDTSNRIYLTCYGRNVINADIVMPGLHEIENKVYQSSVPGIGMKFERAGQVSMVYPHEHVVNGGWGTDYYLAGSTFTLKLIKTAEITGSGTIAKGEYTQYGYKGSSRPILTTSLNANAITIVSPSCIIESGKQQNVYLDTIKRSDLTTRDHTAGPKNFDIVLRCSGGTTMSGNADIKMDFSANSSVSAVEGVLKNDATGSSAAKGVGIQVIERGSYAPVNFGKPFPVGKLTNSQERVFTLQFIARYFQFADSISAGEVRSHMVFNVTYD, from the coding sequence ATGTCAATAATCAAAAAATGGCGCTGGCTAATTGGGGCGAGTGTACTTTTTACAACACAATACGCCGCCGCATACTTTACAGGTTGGGATTATTGTGACAGAAGCAGTCAGCCCACTTATAAACTGAATATGGATATGGGACGAGTGGTTGTGAATGCAAACGTGCCAGTTGGTGGGGTTATCGCCAGTAAAACGTGGCCGTTGGATACCAGTAACCGTATTTATTTAACTTGTTACGGGCGCAATGTGATTAATGCGGATATTGTGATGCCGGGACTGCACGAAATTGAGAATAAAGTGTATCAATCCAGTGTTCCGGGTATTGGGATGAAATTTGAACGCGCAGGCCAAGTAAGTATGGTTTACCCCCATGAACATGTGGTCAATGGGGGGTGGGGAACAGACTACTATTTAGCAGGTTCTACATTCACGTTAAAGTTGATTAAAACAGCGGAGATCACCGGCTCTGGCACTATCGCAAAAGGGGAATATACCCAATATGGTTATAAAGGAAGCTCAAGACCCATTTTAACCACGTCGTTAAATGCCAATGCGATCACCATTGTTTCCCCTTCATGCATTATTGAAAGTGGTAAACAACAGAATGTGTATCTCGATACGATTAAGCGTTCCGATTTGACCACTCGGGATCATACGGCGGGACCGAAAAACTTTGATATTGTTTTGCGATGCAGTGGCGGAACAACGATGTCGGGGAATGCGGATATTAAGATGGACTTCAGTGCCAATAGTTCCGTCAGCGCGGTTGAAGGCGTATTAAAAAATGATGCGACGGGTTCTAGTGCTGCAAAAGGAGTTGGAATCCAAGTTATCGAAAGAGGTAGTTATGCGCCAGTCAACTTTGGTAAGCCTTTTCCTGTTGGGAAATTAACAAATTCTCAAGAAAGAGTATTTACCTTGCAGTTTATCGCGCGTTATTTCCAGTTTGCTGATTCAATTTCGGCAGGCGAAGTGAGATCTCACATGGTTTTCAATGTAACTTACGATTAA
- a CDS encoding fimbria/pilus outer membrane usher protein: MKQRELKNKYINLLSVTGLVTVCALPSFYAWSEEDTTYEFNSGFIIGSQENVDLERFNTTGISPGKYSVDVYTNGSWKGRYDLDFVAKENGQLGTCYTPALLSELGINVEKFAPMAKLDSKECLFLTQWNSDPDVRDTFHSSTLRVDISVPQIYEQKSSRGYVSEQFWETGIPALNLGYMSNYYDSHSDGNNNASAYLGLNAGLSYDGWLLKHIGNLSWQHNDGTNWHSNQTYLQRPIASWKSKATAGQFYTDGDMFDSISLLGAKIATDDTMYPDSMSTFVPEIRGVAQSNALVTVKQNDVVIYQTSVSPGPFNLNDVYPSGYGNDLVVTIKEADGSESSFSVPYTSMAQLLRPGYTRYQFSGGKSDAKGISNRPFIMQGTLQHGLNNTFTLYGGVTAFDDYQAYLLGAGVNTVIGAVALDVTQSRAVFKQRTDMGQSYRFTFNKLFSETDTNLMLAAYRYSTEDYYSLSNALYAIDADKKGRDSSLGREKNGFSYTINQNLPYDLGSFYFTGRISSYWNRSGIEKQYQLNYNNQFGRFSYGISFMRVYSDNAQGSQDDRISLNVNFPLYFGDNRYATISSNTTFNNDKFDVSQAGINGSFDADNNWTYGLNTSVENGGNKNLSITTGYQTPVVSTNANYSQGQGYRQYGVSANGSMLVHAGGVTLSPNTASTVALIEAKGAEGATVMGAQNTKIDSQGYAVAPYVRPYRINNVELDPKGSSEDIVFINTTAQVVPYEGSVVKVTFGTKVEKNEVYNVVRAGNKPLPFGANVVNAGGDYIGIVGQGGTVFITNNESKLATVKWDGGECSFSLTAGNSQESLCQ, from the coding sequence ATGAAGCAGAGAGAGTTAAAAAATAAATATATAAACTTACTCTCAGTGACAGGTTTAGTCACAGTCTGCGCTCTGCCGTCTTTTTATGCCTGGAGTGAAGAAGATACCACGTATGAATTTAACAGTGGTTTCATTATAGGTAGCCAAGAAAACGTTGATTTAGAAAGATTTAATACGACAGGGATCAGCCCAGGAAAATATTCCGTTGATGTGTATACCAATGGAAGTTGGAAAGGGCGATACGACCTTGATTTTGTCGCGAAAGAAAATGGACAGTTAGGAACCTGCTATACCCCAGCGCTGTTATCTGAGTTGGGTATTAATGTCGAAAAATTTGCACCGATGGCAAAACTCGATAGCAAAGAGTGCCTTTTTTTAACTCAGTGGAATAGTGACCCTGATGTTCGCGACACATTTCACTCATCAACATTACGAGTTGATATTTCTGTTCCTCAAATTTATGAGCAGAAATCATCTCGTGGCTATGTGTCTGAACAATTCTGGGAAACGGGGATCCCTGCGTTGAATCTAGGCTATATGAGTAACTATTATGATAGTCATTCAGATGGCAACAATAATGCGAGTGCTTATCTCGGATTAAATGCAGGATTAAGCTACGACGGCTGGCTATTAAAACATATTGGGAATTTAAGCTGGCAACATAACGATGGTACAAACTGGCACAGCAACCAAACGTATTTGCAACGCCCAATCGCCTCGTGGAAATCAAAAGCCACTGCGGGGCAGTTTTATACCGACGGTGACATGTTCGATAGCATCAGTTTATTAGGGGCAAAAATTGCCACTGACGATACGATGTATCCGGATAGCATGAGCACGTTTGTACCTGAAATTCGGGGTGTTGCACAAAGCAATGCCCTTGTTACCGTCAAACAAAATGATGTGGTTATTTATCAAACCTCCGTTTCTCCAGGGCCATTTAACCTCAATGATGTGTACCCATCCGGTTATGGTAATGACCTTGTCGTGACTATCAAAGAGGCAGATGGAAGTGAGTCTTCTTTTAGTGTGCCTTACACGTCGATGGCTCAGTTACTACGTCCCGGTTATACCCGCTATCAATTTTCAGGCGGTAAATCGGACGCTAAAGGTATCAGTAACCGACCATTTATTATGCAAGGTACTTTGCAGCACGGTTTAAATAACACCTTCACACTGTATGGTGGTGTCACGGCATTTGATGATTATCAGGCTTATTTATTAGGTGCAGGTGTGAACACGGTTATTGGCGCAGTTGCTCTGGATGTTACTCAATCAAGAGCGGTATTCAAGCAAAGAACGGATATGGGGCAAAGTTACCGATTCACGTTCAACAAATTGTTCTCTGAAACCGATACTAACCTTATGTTGGCGGCATACCGTTACTCAACAGAAGATTATTACAGCCTTTCAAATGCGCTTTATGCCATTGATGCAGATAAAAAAGGAAGAGATAGTTCATTAGGTCGCGAAAAAAACGGTTTTAGTTACACAATTAACCAAAACTTACCGTACGACTTAGGAAGTTTCTATTTCACTGGGCGTATTTCAAGCTATTGGAACCGCAGCGGCATCGAAAAACAGTATCAATTAAACTACAACAATCAATTTGGCCGTTTCTCTTACGGCATTTCGTTTATGCGGGTTTATTCAGATAACGCACAGGGAAGCCAAGATGATCGCATAAGTTTAAATGTTAACTTCCCACTCTATTTTGGGGATAACCGTTACGCGACGATTTCATCGAATACGACCTTTAATAACGATAAGTTTGACGTTTCGCAGGCGGGTATAAATGGCTCCTTTGATGCAGATAATAACTGGACTTACGGACTAAATACCTCAGTAGAAAATGGAGGCAACAAAAACCTTTCCATCACTACGGGTTACCAAACGCCGGTCGTGAGTACCAATGCCAACTACAGTCAGGGTCAAGGTTATCGTCAATATGGTGTTTCCGCTAACGGGTCAATGCTTGTGCACGCAGGTGGTGTGACTTTGTCACCAAATACCGCCTCGACCGTGGCATTAATTGAAGCCAAAGGTGCAGAAGGCGCAACGGTTATGGGCGCGCAGAATACCAAAATAGACAGTCAGGGTTATGCCGTAGCTCCATACGTTCGCCCTTATCGCATTAATAATGTAGAGCTTGATCCGAAAGGTAGCTCAGAAGATATCGTATTCATCAACACGACAGCACAAGTCGTACCTTATGAAGGCAGTGTGGTGAAAGTGACTTTTGGCACGAAAGTAGAAAAAAATGAAGTATATAACGTCGTGAGAGCAGGTAATAAACCGCTGCCTTTTGGTGCCAATGTCGTGAACGCAGGTGGCGATTATATTGGTATTGTAGGGCAAGGTGGTACGGTATTTATCACGAATAACGAATCTAAACTTGCAACCGTGAAATGGGACGGTGGTGAATGTTCATTCTCATTAACCGCTGGAAATAGTCAGGAGAGTCTATGTCAATAA
- a CDS encoding fimbrial biogenesis chaperone, producing MKAILFSLCLLSSVTAFANNIIVNGTRFVYPSDEKEITIQLNNTADRPAMAQAWLDTGDASETPDTIKTPFQLTPPISRIEAKGGQTIRIKLMDKSALPQDRESLWWLNLLDIPPMVKNKAEENQNVLQLAIRSRFKFFYRPSGLGSRELAPEQLVVKADGSKLNIGNPSPYFITITKISTDGTNGLNNETIFLEPKSQSTVTLKRALTSGTKIIMNNINDYGSDVAVKTTVK from the coding sequence ATGAAAGCCATTCTATTTAGCCTTTGCTTACTGTCGAGTGTGACAGCATTTGCAAATAACATCATCGTTAACGGTACTCGTTTTGTTTATCCTAGCGATGAGAAAGAAATCACTATCCAATTAAATAATACGGCTGACCGTCCGGCTATGGCCCAAGCATGGCTTGATACAGGTGATGCATCAGAAACACCTGATACCATTAAAACGCCATTTCAACTTACACCGCCGATTTCCCGAATTGAAGCGAAAGGTGGACAAACTATCCGCATTAAGCTGATGGATAAATCCGCCTTACCGCAAGACAGAGAATCCTTATGGTGGCTCAATCTGTTAGATATTCCACCAATGGTCAAAAATAAAGCAGAAGAAAATCAAAATGTGCTGCAATTGGCTATTCGTTCTCGTTTTAAATTTTTCTATCGCCCATCAGGCCTAGGCAGTCGCGAGCTTGCTCCTGAGCAGCTCGTTGTTAAAGCAGATGGCAGTAAGCTTAATATCGGCAACCCGTCGCCATACTTTATTACTATTACAAAAATTTCTACTGATGGTACTAACGGATTGAATAACGAAACAATTTTTTTAGAGCCTAAAAGCCAGTCAACAGTGACGCTCAAGCGAGCACTGACGTCAGGAACTAAGATTATTATGAACAATATCAATGATTACGGCTCAGATGTAGCGGTAAAAACTACCGTTAAATAG